DNA from Sulfurospirillum tamanense:
GTCCACTTCGTCCAAGATGAGCACACCGCTTCCGCTGTTGAGCACTTCTTGGGCGGTGGCGATAAAAGCAAGGCGCAAACGGTTAAATTCCCCTGAGCTGATGGAGCGCACTTCAACGCCTTCAAGCACGACTTCAAGGGAATCTGCGCCCGTTTGGCTCACTTCACAAGGGGCCATCACCACACGCGCACCGTGCAAATAGAGGGCTTTTAAAAACCCGTTGATACGCGCTTCTAACGCCCCAAGGGCCTTCGCGCGCTCACTGCTTAGGTACGCTGCTTTAACCTTGACTTCACCTCGAAGGACTTCGTGACGCTCCTCTAGGGCTTTTTTTTCAAAGGCGATGTTTTCGTAGCGGCTCAGTTCTTCTTTGCGTTTTTGCAAGTGCGCCAAAATCTCTTCAATGGTTCCGTAGCGGTTTTTGAGGGTGCTGATTTTTTCGATACGGTCTAGTAACGCTTCCACGTCCGCTTCTTCCAAATCCCCCAACCGTTCGCTGGCTTGTTCAAAATGCATCCGCAGTTCGTTCATGCTTGCGTCAAAAAAATCGCTCGGAATGTCGCTGTGGCTTAGGGCTTCATGCACCGCGCTTTCAAACTCAAAAATCCCCTCAGCTTTGGACAAAGCGACTTCGAGTTTTTCCTTTTTGGAGAGCATTTTTTTAAAGCGCATCAAGTCGTCGTCTTCCCCAAGCTTGGGGCTAACCTCTTCGATTTTTTGAATCTCAAAGCGTGCAAATTCACGCAACTCTTCCACACGACGCTCTTCGTCTTCCACGCGCTTTAGGGCTTCTTTGGCGGTTTTGTATTCCGCAAAAAGGGTTCCAAACGCCACTTTTTCTTGGGCAAATTTTGGCGTTTTAATACTTCCGTCCAAGAGGCTCAAAAGGGCTTCGGGGCTAAATTCGTTGCTCTCTTTCACCGAAAGGTAGCGCACCGCGTCTTTGCACACGTAGGTCATGTTTTTGCGTGAGAGCATTTGGCCGTTGACAAAGTAGCGCACGCTTTTTTGTTTGACACAGCGCAACACATTGGGCTCTTCCGCTTCGATACCCACTTCTTCGAGTGCCAAAGGGCCATTAAGCGCTGCTTCTAGCAAAGTGGCGTCGCTTTCTTGAAACCCAAACAAGGCTAAAAATGCGCGCATGAGTACTGATTTTCCCGCACCACTAGGACCCGTAAAGGCGATGAGGCCGGGTGCAAAGGTTAAATCTGCTTCTTTAAAACTTAAGTGGTCTTTGACCAACAACCGTTCAATCATTCATCCCCCCAGCGGAGTTTATCTTTCAGTACGTCAAAATAATTGCGCTCTTTTTTGTGCATCAAGTAGGCACTTTTTGGCGCAATGCCAAGCTCTATGCTCTCAAATTCACTCATGGCGTAGGTGTCTTGGCCATCCACCACCACGACCGTTTCGTCTAAACTTTTGAGCGTAATGCGAAACTCCACGGGCAACACCATGGGGCGTTGGGTTAAAGAGTGCGGGCAAATGGGCGTCAAGATGAGCGCTTGGGTTAAAGGAAACACGATAGGCCCGCCCGCGGAGAGGTTGTACGCAGTAGAACCCGTGGGCGTGCAAACGATGACGCCATCGCCGTGGTAAGAGTTGAACAATTCTCCGTTGATAAACGCGTCGATTTTGGCCATAGCGGAAATGGAAGCGCGGGAAAAAACCACGTCATTAAACGCCACTTTACGCACTTCATGGTCGTCTTTTTTAAGCACCACTTCAAGCATCATGCGTGTGTCAATGCGGTACTCGCCCGCCACCAACGACTCCACAAAATCCTCAATCTCTTCCAAACGCACATCGGTCAAAAATCCCAACTGCCCCGCATGAATCCCAAGCACAGGAATGCCGTACATGTAACTTTGCCGACACACGGAAATAAGGGTGCCATCGCCCCCAAGAGAGACGAGCATGTCGCATTTTTTGCACAGCGCGTCTAGAGGAAGGCCTTTTGGAAGGCCTAGCATGTGTGCGCTTTTTTCTTCTACATGTAAGGCGATACCATGGGCTTGTAGTGCCTTTTCCAGACGCTTTACATGTAAGAGCACATCGCTATTGGGGCGCGCCACAAGACCAACATGCGCTAACGAGGCTAAGGGATGGGTGGGTTTGATGATTTTCATAAGGGGGATTTTACCATATTCTTAGAAGATGAGGCGGAGGGGCTTTACATGTAAAGCCATTTATTTGGTCTTAATACAGTGTGATGTTTTATCTTTAACATGTAAACACCTTCTCTTTAGTTTATAAAGTGAATAAATATGTATTGACAATACATCTACAAAATACTACAATATTTCATCAACGATAAGGAAAAATTGTGGATAAAATCATTCGTTGGGACGAAGCAAAAAATCAACTCTTGCAACTTCAACGAGGGGTGAGTTTTGAAGAGGTGCTTGCGCTAATTGAGCAAGGTACCATTTTAAATCGCCTCGCGCACCCCAACCATGAAAAATACCCCCATCAAGAGATTTTTGTCGTTGAACTGAAAGGCTATATTTGGTATGTTCCTTTCGTGGAAAATGAGAGTGAAATATTTTTAAAGACAATTATTCCTAGTCGAAAATTGGTCAAATCCTTTGGAGGGAAAAAACAATGAAAACAAAAAAAATAGTCCTAGATACCGAAGAAGCAGAACTCCTCGGAGAGATAGAAGCAGGCGAATGGCGTGAAAAACCATTAGACAAACAAGAGCTAAGTGTGTACCAAAACCACGCCAAATACACTAAATCATTGAATGAAAAAAGACAAACCACCATTCGCTTTTCCGTCAGCGACCTAGCCGTCCTCAAAGCAAAATCCAAAGAGCTAGGTATCGGGTATCAAAACCTCATTCAAGCGTTGGTGCATAACTATGTCAAGGGGAAAATTACGTTGGAGGTGTGAGTTTTTATTCTTTGATATACAAGCGCAGAATGAAACAAATCTTTATATGCGATAAAGATGAATAAAAAGTGCCCTTGCTCTATCGCATTAGTCTTCTTGATATTAAGGAAAAACGTGGAAACTTTGGAGGATTATTTTAAAAACACAGACTCTGCAATTAGGTCATTGTTTAATATACTATTGGAAGACGAAAGACGATTTGTTGATAATTTTGTTAAATTAGTCTCCACTATACAAACAGCATTGCCAGAGAGTATTAAAGATTATAAATCACAATCCAACTCAATGATTTTTTCCAAAAATGTTATCGCAGGTTCGATTCTTCAAATTGCATATATGGCTATAAAACTTTATTCAAAAAACGAGACAAAAAATTCTTTTTTATCTGAGAGCGAAAATTTTATTAACGATAATAAACTCCAATACGCAGTTAATCGAAACAAAACATTTAAATTTAATACAAAGTTTTGCGCGGGCAGAGAAATTGGAAATATGCCAATGGGGTTAGTTATTTATGCTGCGCGAAATCAATTTAATCATATGGATCAACGTATCATGGATTTGGATGATCTAGCAAATAAATTAATATTGGATGATTTATACAAAAACTTTCCTCAAAAAATTAATGATTTTGATTTGAATATTTATGGAGATAATACCACCCTTGTCTCATATTCTATTTTAGATGTCTTGGGCTGGACATTTCGCACCTCCAAAAACCCATACGAATCCTACAAACAAGATATAAATGAGGCATTATTGTGTTAAGCTTTACCACAAACCTGAGAAAAAAAAGGGGGGGCTAACACCCCCCTTACATGTAAAGCTGTCCACCGCTCTTTTTAAAATGTTCGGCTTGTTCTTCTAGCCCTTTTTCTAAGGCAACGTTGACATCGTCGGTGCCGATTTTTTCGGCGTAGTCGCGGATGTCTTGGGAGATTTTCATGGAGCAAAACTTGGGGCCGCACATGGAGCAAAAGTGGGCGACTTTGGCGCTTTGGGCGGGCAAGGTTTTGTCGTGGTATTCACGGGCGCGGTCAGGGTCGAAGCCGATGTTAAACTGGTCAACCCAACGAAACTCAAAACGGGCTTTGCTCATGGCGTTGTCGCGGATTTGCGCTCCGGGGAAACCTTTGGCTAGGTCGGCGGCGTGGGCGGCGATTTTGTAGGTGATGATGCCCTCTTTGACATCTTCGCGGTTAGGCAATCCCAAGTGTTCTTTGGGCGTCACATAACACAACATCGCCGTGCCATACCACCCAATCTGTGCCGCGCCAATGGCTGAGGTGATGTGGTCGTACCCCGGTGCCACGTCCGTCACGAGCGGCCCAAGGGTGTAAAACGGGGCTTCAAAACAGTCCTCCAGTTCCTTAGTCATGTTCTCTTTAATCATCTGCATCGGCACGTGTCCTGGGCCTTCGATCATCACTTGTACGTCGTGTTTCCATGCGATTTTGGTGAGTTCTCCTAGGGTTTCAAGCTCCGCAAACTGCGCTTCGTCGTTAGCGTCATAGAGTGAGCCTGGGCGCAAGCCGTCCCCTAGTGAAAACGCCACGTCATAAGCTTTCATGATTTCACAAATCTCTTCAAAATGGGTGTACAAAAAGCTCTCTTTGTGGTGGTGCAAACACCATTTTGCCATGATGCTTCCCCCGCGCGAAACGATGCCAGTGAGGCGCGTAGCACTCAACGGCACATACGCCAACCGCACGCCCGCATGGATGGTAAAATAATCCACCCCCTGCTCAGCTTGCTCGATGAGCGTGTCGCGGTACACTTCCCACGTCAAATCCTCCGCGATGCCATTGACCTTTTCGAGGGCTTGGTAGATAGGCACTGTACCGATAGGCACGGCGGAATTTCGCAAAATCCACTCTCTGGTTTCGTGAATGTTTTTGCCCGTGGACAAATCCATCACCGTGTCCCCACCCCAGCGCGTCGACCACAGCATCTTTTCCACTTCTTCTTCGATGGACGAGGTGGTCGCGGAATTGCCGATGTTGGCGTTGATTTTGACCATGAAATTGCGCCCGATAATCATAGGCTCCGCTTCAGGGTGGTTTACGTTCAGGGGCATGACCGCGCGCCCTGCGGCGATTTCCTGGCGCACAAATTCAGGCGTATAGACTTCAGGCAAATTAGCCCCAAAGCTCTCGCCCTTGTGCTGTTTGCCCAAGAGTTTGTGTTGGCGTGCTACTTCGAGATTGCAGTTTTCACGGATAGCCACGTACTCCATCTCAGGGGTGATGATGCCCTGACGCGCGTAGTGGAGTTGGGTGATGTTTTTACCTTTTTTAGCCCGACGCGGGGCTTTGAGGTTAGGAAACCGCAACGCCTTAAGCTCAGGGTCATCGTGGCGTTCGTGAAAATAGACCGAACTAAAATCCTCCAACACCTCACTGTCCCCGCGCTCTTCAATCCACGCCTTGCGGATGGGCTTTAAGCCTTGGTGCAAGTCGATGGTCACAGAAGGGTCAGTATAAACACCCGAAGTATCATATACATGTAAAGGCGGGTTTTCCTCTACCGTGCCGTCGCTTTTTTCGGTTGGCGTGAGGGTGATTTCACGCATGGGCACTTGAATGTCGGGGCGTGAGCCTTGAAGGTAAATTTTTCGAGAACTTGGGAAGTTTTCGATGTACGAAGCGTCGATTTTTTCGAGGTTGTCTAACACTTTACTCATAGCGGTTATCTCCTTATTTCCTACGCTGGCATTACCCAGATCAGGTTCATGAAGCCACATTAATGACCTCTTGGGGTATTATCTCAGCCTTTTACAGCACCCCCACAGACAATGACAAAAAGTGCATTATACAAACCCTGTGTAAAAACTCACTTAATATGGCAGTGCATCAAAAATCTTAAGCACAGACTAAACAGGCTTTTGAGCGGATTTTTGAGCCCATCAAACCCTCGGAGATTTGTCATGGATGATAAATCGAGAATGAGCGAAAAAGCCTGTTTGGTCTGTGCTTTTTTAAGATAAGCCGTGCACAAGCAAGGTTTTGGTACACTTTAGCCTTTTAAAATTTCCAAAGCTCCCACAAGGAAGACAGATTGCGAAGTCATTATTGCACTGATTTAAACACGACCCACATCGGCCAAGAGGTCGAATTGTGCGGATGGACCAACAGCTACCGCGACCACGGCGGGATTATTTTCATTGACTTACGAGACAAAACCGGACTCATTCAACTCGTCTGCGACCCCGAAGATAGCCAAGAAGCCCACGATGTAGCCTCTAAAGTACGCGACGAATTTGTCTTGCGCGCTTACGGCAAAGTGCGCGCGCGCGGCGAAGGACTAGAAAACCCCAAGCTTGCCACAGGTGCCATCGAAGTTATCCTTAGCCGTCTTGTGGTGGAAAACCCAAGTGCCGCCCTTCCCTTTGTCATCAACGACAAAGACGTGAGCGAAGAAGTACGCTTAAAGTACCGTTACCTCGACCTGCGCACACCCAAAGCTTACGAGACCTTTCGCTTGCGTAGCAAAGCGGCCATGGCCGTGCGCAACACCCTAGACGCCAAAGGCTTTTTGGAAGTCGAAACCCCCATTTTAACCAAAGCAACGCCCGAGGGTGCGCGGGATTACCTTGTGCCAAGCCGTGTGCACAACGGCGAATTTTACGCCCTTCCCCAATCCCCACAGCTGTTCAAACAACTCCTCATGTGTTCAGGGTTTGACCGCTATTTTCAGATTGCTAAATGTTTCCGCGACGAAGACTTGCGCGCCGATCGCCAACCTGAATTTACCCAAATCGACATCGAAATGAGCTTTTGCGAGCAAGACGACATCATCGCTGTGACTGAAGATTTGCTCAAAGCTGTTTTCAAAGAAGCGGGCCATGAGATTCACGCACCGTTTAACCGCATCACCTACAAAGAAGCGATGGAACGTTACGGTTCAGACAAGCCTGATTTGCGCTACGACCTTTCCATGGTAGATGTGATGGACATCTTTGAAACCTGCGACAACGAAATCTTTAGCTCCATCGCCAAAGATGCCAAGAAAAACCGTATCAAAGCCCTCAAAGTTCCCCAAGGTGACACCGTTTTCTCCAAACGCCAGATGAAAGGCTTTGAGGATTACGTGCGCAAGTTTGGCGCTTCAGGTCTTGGATATTTTCAAATGAAAGAAGACGGCCTCAAAGGCCCCTTGACCAAGTTTTTTACCGAAGCAGCCCTTGAGCAGATTGTGGCGCGTTGCGAACTTGTCGTGGGAGACGTGGTCTTTTTTGGCGCAGGCCCCAAAAAACTCGTGCTTGATTACATGGGACGTTTTCGCATCTTTTTGGCCGAACAAATGGACATCATCCCCAAAGACCGCTTTGAGTTTTTGTGGGTAGTAGATTTTGAAATGTTTGAAGTGGAAGAAGGCAAACTCAAAGCCTTGCACCACCCTTTCACCATGCCAAAAGACATCAACGCGCCGCTGGATGAGATGGAATCCATCGCCTATGACGTGGTACTTAACGGCGTTGAGCTTGGCGGAGGAAGTATTCGTATCCACAAAGCGGACATCCAAGCCAAAGTCTTTTCACTCCTTGGCATCAGTGACGAAGAAGCGGCAGAAAAGTTTGGCTTTTTGCTCAATGCTCTTAAATTTGGCGCACCCCCACACGGTGGTATCGCCCTTGGACTTGACAGGCTAATGATGCTGCTTACTGGCTCTTCTAGCATCCGTGATGTCATCGCTTTCCCTAAAACCCAGCGCGCCCAGTGCCAACTCACTGGCGCTCCAAGCCCTGTCGAAATGGCGCAAATGCGTGAACTTGGCATTCGACTTCGCGAAAAAACATCCCATTAAGGACTCTTATGAAAAAACTTTTTCTCATCATTGGCGCACCTGGTAGCGGCAAAACCACCGATGCGAGCTTGATTGCTCAACACAACCCTGAAACCATCGCCCACTACTCCACGGGCGAGTTGTTGCGAGACGAAGTGGCACGCGGGAGCGCGCTTGGCAAAACCATCGACAGCTTTGTGAGTGCGGGCAACCTTGTGCCCCTCAACATTGTTATCGACACCATCGTCGGCGCTATTAAACAGAGTGAGAAAAATGTCATCCTCATCGACGGGTTTCCTCGAAGTGTAGAACAAATGGAAGCCTTAGACGCCATCTTAGCCAAGGAAACCACCATTGTACTTGAAAGCGTTATTGAGGTTCAAGTGAGTGAAGAGGTAGCATGTGACCGTGTTTTGGGACGCGGGCGTGGGGCGGACGATAATGCCGAAGTGTTTAAAAACCGCATGAACGTCTACACGTCGCCACTGGGTATGATTCAGGCATTTTACACTTCAAAACGCTTGTTGCACAAGATTAATGGCGAGCGCACCATCGAAGCCATCGTGGAAGAGATGGAAAAATTTGTAAAGTCCAAACTTTAAGACAAGGTTTTCGCAAAAGATTTTTAACATGAAGCGCTTTTTTAGTGTCATTGTCGGCTCAGAACTTCTCAACGGAAGGCGAGTCGATAAACACTTTACCTTTTTGCTCCACGCGCTAAAAAAACGGGGTTGGACCCTTGAGGGCAATTTTGTTATCAAGGATGACCCCGCTTTGATGCATTCGGTTTTCTCTCTTCTTAAATCCCAGCCCAATACTTACATTTTTTCTTTTGGGGGCATCGGCGCTACGCCCGATGATTGCACTCGCGAAGTGGTGGCTAACGTCTTTCGTGATGGCACTTTAGCACCCCACCCCCAAGCCCAAGCCCTCATTCACGCCCAGTTTGGCGACCACGTCACCTCACACCGTTTGCGCATGGGCGAACTTCCCAAAGATGTTGAACTTCTCACTAATGTGGTCAACCAAACCCCAGGCTTCGCCCTTGATGGTCGATTTTTCTTTATGCCAGGCTTTCCCTCTATGGCATGGCCCATGGCCAAAGAAGCACTGGAACGCTATGTGGGCACCAATCCTGTACACACCTTTACATGTAACTTTTTAGTAGAAACAGGGGAGAGTGAATTGATCGCACTTATGCAGGCTTTACCCAAAGAAGTCGAACTCTCTTCTTTACCCCACCTACGAAAAGACGGCGCGCGTGAAGTTGAGATTTACCTTGCCTGCAAAGACCAAACGCTTTTGTTTCAAAGTAAAACACTTTTTTTTAATAACCTCTCAAATTTAGGTATTCCTGTCACTGTTTTAGATGATTAAGTGCTTTTTTAGATTATAATGTCGACATACTTGTTTCAAAAAAAAGGGGCAGAGGTGCGTCGCATAGAAATTTTGTACATTGAATGGGAAGATGCTTTGGCGCAAAATGTCATTGCACTTCTTCGTCCTCTTTCTGAGCACCTCTACCACGCCACCTCTGTTCATGAAGCATTACGTGTTTTTAAAAGCGACCTTCCCCCTTTTGTGATTATGTCCGCCTCTTCCTCCAAGGGCATAAACATTGATTTGTGTAAAACATTCAAAACCCTTTCGCCTAAAACAAAAATTCTTTTACATGTAAACCCAGAAGAGTCCACTGTTTTGCTTGATGCCATTAGCTTTGGCGTGGATACCTTTGCCCTTAAACCACTCAATAAACCTTCTTTTTTGGCCACTGTTCAGACCATGATGCACACTTTTTTCGCCACACAAAAAGCCGAGGAAGCCTTACACTTAACACGTCAACTCACTCGCGCTTTTGAGACAAGTACGATTGTTTCAAAAACAGACCT
Protein-coding regions in this window:
- a CDS encoding AAA family ATPase gives rise to the protein MIERLLVKDHLSFKEADLTFAPGLIAFTGPSGAGKSVLMRAFLALFGFQESDATLLEAALNGPLALEEVGIEAEEPNVLRCVKQKSVRYFVNGQMLSRKNMTYVCKDAVRYLSVKESNEFSPEALLSLLDGSIKTPKFAQEKVAFGTLFAEYKTAKEALKRVEDEERRVEELREFARFEIQKIEEVSPKLGEDDDLMRFKKMLSKKEKLEVALSKAEGIFEFESAVHEALSHSDIPSDFFDASMNELRMHFEQASERLGDLEEADVEALLDRIEKISTLKNRYGTIEEILAHLQKRKEELSRYENIAFEKKALEERHEVLRGEVKVKAAYLSSERAKALGALEARINGFLKALYLHGARVVMAPCEVSQTGADSLEVVLEGVEVRSISSGEFNRLRLAFIATAQEVLNSGSGVLILDEVDANLSGKESMSVANVLKSLSRSYQIFAISHQPQLSSKADQHFVVEKKEGQSIVRLLSPKERVEEVARMVSGEAITSEARELALSLLEP
- a CDS encoding NAD(+) kinase, with amino-acid sequence MKIIKPTHPLASLAHVGLVARPNSDVLLHVKRLEKALQAHGIALHVEEKSAHMLGLPKGLPLDALCKKCDMLVSLGGDGTLISVCRQSYMYGIPVLGIHAGQLGFLTDVRLEEIEDFVESLVAGEYRIDTRMMLEVVLKKDDHEVRKVAFNDVVFSRASISAMAKIDAFINGELFNSYHGDGVIVCTPTGSTAYNLSAGGPIVFPLTQALILTPICPHSLTQRPMVLPVEFRITLKSLDETVVVVDGQDTYAMSEFESIELGIAPKSAYLMHKKERNYFDVLKDKLRWGDE
- a CDS encoding BrnT family toxin translates to MDKIIRWDEAKNQLLQLQRGVSFEEVLALIEQGTILNRLAHPNHEKYPHQEIFVVELKGYIWYVPFVENESEIFLKTIIPSRKLVKSFGGKKQ
- the thiC gene encoding phosphomethylpyrimidine synthase ThiC, producing the protein MSKVLDNLEKIDASYIENFPSSRKIYLQGSRPDIQVPMREITLTPTEKSDGTVEENPPLHVYDTSGVYTDPSVTIDLHQGLKPIRKAWIEERGDSEVLEDFSSVYFHERHDDPELKALRFPNLKAPRRAKKGKNITQLHYARQGIITPEMEYVAIRENCNLEVARQHKLLGKQHKGESFGANLPEVYTPEFVRQEIAAGRAVMPLNVNHPEAEPMIIGRNFMVKINANIGNSATTSSIEEEVEKMLWSTRWGGDTVMDLSTGKNIHETREWILRNSAVPIGTVPIYQALEKVNGIAEDLTWEVYRDTLIEQAEQGVDYFTIHAGVRLAYVPLSATRLTGIVSRGGSIMAKWCLHHHKESFLYTHFEEICEIMKAYDVAFSLGDGLRPGSLYDANDEAQFAELETLGELTKIAWKHDVQVMIEGPGHVPMQMIKENMTKELEDCFEAPFYTLGPLVTDVAPGYDHITSAIGAAQIGWYGTAMLCYVTPKEHLGLPNREDVKEGIITYKIAAHAADLAKGFPGAQIRDNAMSKARFEFRWVDQFNIGFDPDRAREYHDKTLPAQSAKVAHFCSMCGPKFCSMKISQDIRDYAEKIGTDDVNVALEKGLEEQAEHFKKSGGQLYM
- the aspS gene encoding aspartate--tRNA ligase translates to MRSHYCTDLNTTHIGQEVELCGWTNSYRDHGGIIFIDLRDKTGLIQLVCDPEDSQEAHDVASKVRDEFVLRAYGKVRARGEGLENPKLATGAIEVILSRLVVENPSAALPFVINDKDVSEEVRLKYRYLDLRTPKAYETFRLRSKAAMAVRNTLDAKGFLEVETPILTKATPEGARDYLVPSRVHNGEFYALPQSPQLFKQLLMCSGFDRYFQIAKCFRDEDLRADRQPEFTQIDIEMSFCEQDDIIAVTEDLLKAVFKEAGHEIHAPFNRITYKEAMERYGSDKPDLRYDLSMVDVMDIFETCDNEIFSSIAKDAKKNRIKALKVPQGDTVFSKRQMKGFEDYVRKFGASGLGYFQMKEDGLKGPLTKFFTEAALEQIVARCELVVGDVVFFGAGPKKLVLDYMGRFRIFLAEQMDIIPKDRFEFLWVVDFEMFEVEEGKLKALHHPFTMPKDINAPLDEMESIAYDVVLNGVELGGGSIRIHKADIQAKVFSLLGISDEEAAEKFGFLLNALKFGAPPHGGIALGLDRLMMLLTGSSSIRDVIAFPKTQRAQCQLTGAPSPVEMAQMRELGIRLREKTSH
- a CDS encoding adenylate kinase → MKKLFLIIGAPGSGKTTDASLIAQHNPETIAHYSTGELLRDEVARGSALGKTIDSFVSAGNLVPLNIVIDTIVGAIKQSEKNVILIDGFPRSVEQMEALDAILAKETTIVLESVIEVQVSEEVACDRVLGRGRGADDNAEVFKNRMNVYTSPLGMIQAFYTSKRLLHKINGERTIEAIVEEMEKFVKSKL
- a CDS encoding competence/damage-inducible protein A; this translates as MKRFFSVIVGSELLNGRRVDKHFTFLLHALKKRGWTLEGNFVIKDDPALMHSVFSLLKSQPNTYIFSFGGIGATPDDCTREVVANVFRDGTLAPHPQAQALIHAQFGDHVTSHRLRMGELPKDVELLTNVVNQTPGFALDGRFFFMPGFPSMAWPMAKEALERYVGTNPVHTFTCNFLVETGESELIALMQALPKEVELSSLPHLRKDGAREVEIYLACKDQTLLFQSKTLFFNNLSNLGIPVTVLDD